From Salvelinus sp. IW2-2015 linkage group LG18, ASM291031v2, whole genome shotgun sequence, a single genomic window includes:
- the LOC111978793 gene encoding rho-related GTP-binding protein RhoU, whose protein sequence is MPPQDDGDYKPVAVSAAVPPVPPPRVRSRESFSGSKCRPGGGERKVKCVLVGDGAVGKTSLIVSYTTNGYPTKYVPTAFDNFSAVVAVDGKPVKLQLCDTAGQDEFDKLRPLCYTNADIFLLCFSVVSPSSFQNVTEKWVPEIRRHCPQAPVVLVGTQSDLREDVNVLIELAKYKERPVVPQEAQQCAEDMRAVSYMECSSLTQKNLKEVFDAAIVASIQHSDSQQQQHQLTKRTPDKMKKLSKSWWKKYCCVV, encoded by the exons ATGCCACCCCAGGACGACGGAGATTATAAACCTGTAGCGGTGTCGGCGGCGGTCCCACCGGTTCCTCCTCCGAGGGTTCGGAGCAGAGAGTCGTTTTCGGGCTCCAAGTGTCGGCCCGGTGGCGGAGAGCGCAAAGTGAAGTGTGTGCTTGTCGGTGACGGCGCAGTTGGGAAGACGAGCTTGATTGTCAGCTACACCACAAATGGATATCCAACTAAATATGTCCCAACTGCCTTTGATAATTTTTCAG cggTCGTGGCAGTTGATGGcaagccagtgaaactgcagctTTGTGACACAGCTGGACAG GATGAGTTTGACAAGCTGCGTCCGCTCTGCTACACCAACGCAGACATCTTCCTGCTGTGCTTCAGTGTCGTCAGCCCCTCCTCCTTCCAGAACGTAACAGAGAAATGGGTGCCAGAGATTCGCCGGCACTGCCCGCAGGCACCGGTGGTTCTGGTGGGCACCCAGTCAGACCTGCGGGAGGATGTTAATGTTCTGATTGAGCTGGCCAAGTACAAAGAGAGGCCTGTGGTGCCCCAGGAGGCCCAGCAGTGTGCCGAGGACATGAGGGCCGTGTCATACATGGAGTGCTCATCACTCACCCAGAAGAATCTCAAAGAGGTGTTTGACGCAGCCATCGTGGCCAGCATCCAGCACTCTGacagtcagcagcagcagcatcaactGACAAAACGGACTCCAGACAAGATGAAGAAGCTTTCTAAGTCATGGTGGAAGAAGTACTGTTGCGTGGTTTAg
- the pdcd2 gene encoding programmed cell death protein 2 has product MAQTGVALGFLEEAEHWQLQSYQFPSKVGGKPAWLSQLDIPGLPELACGKCQLPTAFLMQVYAPITGQDRSFHRTLFVFCCKTPDCYSRNDSRCLKVFRSQLPRRNDFYPYDPPSDEDPNWTERDPCVHGSGVKLCKLCGCPGQKVCSKCHAVSYCSKEHQTIDWKHCHKKECCKQVPSSAVPSPFLFPELELVTEPEEHQKEESSQLVGDEQNNVECSSLVDDLAEAELENMAMHETEDGKVFQKFKRRIASEPHQVLRYFRDGSPLWVSSEHVPVEKCIPHCSCGSRRIFELQVMPQLLNDLKVDSPDASIDWGTLAVYTCADSCDKGNKYSSEFIWKQDFTEQK; this is encoded by the exons ATGGCACAAACAGGGGTTGCTCTTGGCTTTTTGGAGGAGGCTGAACACTGGCAACTACAGAGTTATCAGTTCCCCAGCAAAGTTGGAGGCAAACCTGCATGGTTGAGTCAGTTGGACATCCCAGGTCTTCCTGAGTTAGCATGTGGGAAATGCCAACTTCCTACCGCATTTCTCATGCAAGTTTACGCTCCAATAACTGGACAGGATAGAAGTTTTCACCGAACTCTTTTTGTATTCTGCTGCAAGACACCAGACTGCTATTCACGAAACGACAGCCGTTGTCTGAAAG TATTTCGTAGCCAGTTGCCAAGGAGAAACGACTTTTATCCCTACGATCCTCCATCTGATGAAGACCCCAATTGGACTGAGCGTGACCCCTGTGTCCACGGTTCAGGGGTTAAACTATGCAAGCTATGTGGCTGTCCTGGTCAAAAAGTTTGCTCTAAATGCCATGCAGTGTCCTACTGCAGCAAAGAACACCAGACCATAGACTGGAAACACTGTCACAAGAAAGAGTGTTGCAAACAAG TGCCGTCCAGTGCAGTGCCTTCCCCATTCCTGTTCCCCGAGTTGGAATTGGTCACAGAGCCTGAGGAACATCAGAAAGAAGAGTCTAGTCAACTGGTGGGGGATGAACAGAATAATGTGGAATGCTCCTCCTTAGTTGACG ATTTGGCAGAGGCAGAACTTGAAAACATGGCCATGCATGAAACCGAAGATGGCAAAGTGTTCCAAAAGTTTAAACGGAGGATTGCATCAGAGCCACATCAG GTTTTGCGATATTTCAGAGATGGCTCTCCTCTTTGGGTTTCGTCTGAACATGTTCCTGTGGAGAAGTGCATCCCGCATTGTTCCTGTGGTTCCAGGCGTATCTTTGAATTRCAG GTCATGCCCCAGCTACTGAATGATCTGAAAGTGGACAGCCCTGATGCCAGTATAGACTGGGGAACCTTGGCTGTCTACACATGTGCTGACAGCTGTGACAAAGGCAACAAGTACTCTTCTGAATTCATCTGGAAACAAGATTTCACAGAACAGAAATAA